The following nucleotide sequence is from Trifolium pratense cultivar HEN17-A07 linkage group LG2, ARS_RC_1.1, whole genome shotgun sequence.
ttgttaaaaaaaagttttgatttacTATTGGTTAATCATTGCATTTTATCCTAAGTAGTACCTCTCCCACACTTTAATCCAAACCATAAACAATGAGATTTGGTTCCTCTATTGAATGacacattaaaatagtaaaatattttttattcaaattcttaTATGAAAAAGTATATActacaaaattatataaattgcAAAAATTTCAAGAGCCACATGTTCTCCACACTCTTTATGGGCATTATAATTCCAAACATGGTAGGAATCCTCAATTCTACAACTCTTTTCAAAAACCCTAACCACTCTTTATCATACTTGTCCAATCAGGAACCTCCATGCACGTGGCCACTAAACGATTCcaccattttttaattttatttttcataataaacgattccaccattttttttaattatgtccACTGATAAAAACATTGCTTAAAATTATAGTTGGCTTCTGAAATTGTCACCAAAATGCCAAAATTTTCTgacaattaaataattttttaaacaaagttCACATGATCCCAAAAGTATAACAGCgcaatattaaatatataattagataTTTTGGAGGTAATGCAGATTGTATCACATGTATTGTTTATATTTCaccaaataaaatttgtttagctaataaatatatagattatagattattttttatttaattattagatATTTAATTTACAATGCAGCCGTGAGATTAGGGGATATTCTTACTCTTTTTATGagctaattatttatttttcaagaaCTATTAGGGGATCTTACTCAATACGCAGGTTATATTCCAAATAACAAAGGGCTGTGCCTTTCGGCTAAGTGATTCcttgcaatatatatatatatatattattttgaatgaATGTACATTATCTCTCATTAGGTTGTTAAAAGTCAAATTTTTACGTCAATCCTTTTTGCTGAGATAGAATTGGCACGTAAATTTGTACGGGTTTATCGCACTATTATAatgatatttaaataatatgaaatttatCTTTTAAAGTACTCCATCCGTTCCGAAtcataagagaaaataaaaaaatcacacttattaagaaaaagtaaaacatgagaatttgaaatatgtttttgtgggttttccttggaataagttgtatagcaagatataaaaataatttttattggttgttgtttattgagaaaagggtaGAAAGaggaaattaaatgcaatttacatttaattttatgaaaataagaaaaaaatattcttgaaaatgactttctcccttataatttgggacaaaaaaaatgggtttttttcccttataatttgggacggagggagtattttagAATTGACTCGGTCAACTAACTAGGTGATAAACGAGTAGAGTAGCCGCAATGGAGTCATATATACAAAGtaaatttgatttattaatatatCAAAGGGCTTTTGGATAAAATGACGGTGTTGAGAAAATTATGAAAAGTAATTTTTGTGACAATTATTATGCTGGAAAGTCCAGTCAAGAtcaaatttatttgaaagagaGAGTGGGGTGTTTGGAAGAGGGGTGTAGCCATGATATGTGGTTTACGGGGTGAAGGAGGCTGAAGATCGCCTATTTACCACTTTCATGCTATGGGAAATGATACAGAGTTTTTAGTTTGATTGATGTGGTTCCGGTGATAAGATCCAATTGAGTGAATAAAAAAAGGGCAAGTTTTATGCTCCAATTTTATTTTGCTCCAAAGATCACATATTCTACCCCTTCCCTTAGTCATTACCGGAACCACACTAATCAAACTAAAAACTCTGTGAGGTAAATATGTGACCTTCGGCCTCCTTCACCCCAAACATATATAGTCTTATGGTTATTTTGATTGGTGTGAATATGTGATCTTCCACTTACAAGTTTTATGCtccaatattatttttattcttttaaaataaaggaAGGGGCAGAAATTAAGTATTATCGctaaagaataatgctagcaacacactctttaacaaacacactccaacatactcttttttattggttgaaattcacatgggtcccataaaaaaatgtggacccatataacttttatgggacccatataaattttaaccaatagaagagagtgtgttagaatgtgtttgttaaagagtgtgttgctagcactcctctatcGCTAAAATGGGATAAGACTATGTGGGCTAATTAGAAAGTTGGGAATAACTTTATCCTCACAAAAAAAAGAGTGTATTTAATTACTCTATAACTGAAGTTAATTCTATGTGAGTGTTTAAAGTATATCTATTAATGTTGGTGTTTTAATGTAATAAGTTTAAGTACTAGCTACTAGTATTTTTTGCCTTTCATTTTGTTTAGGTGTTGTTTTGTATATAATTCTAGCACCTATTTATATTCTGAACTTTTTCTTATCcttatattttaatatctatattaaaaaaatattgttattaAAATTTTCTAGCATGTTATGGAGCACCTCATTCATACTAGAAACGAACTAAGGACAGGGTAGGTGGAATATCGGTTATCAATTTGACAATgagtgaataaaaaaaatgatacaagAAACGTTCTATAAGGGGGAAGAAAGTGACAAGATCCAATTGTTTAATAGGTCTTTCTATTTGATGATGTGATTGTACTCTATACTATTCAAGCAACACTCTGAAAATaacacatcataaaaaataaataaaaaatacaaaggtGTAAATAATATGCACATTCACCTGACCTAAAGTTTGTACTTTATAATATTACTATGAtctaaaaaaatactttattaCAGTACTATATTATTATACTATATATGCATGGCGTGACGTAGGGAGAGAACAATTTTGACTAGCTAGTAGATTTTAACAATTTATATATTGGAAATTGGATTAGCTAGCTCATTGTAATTTTGACTAATAGAATTTGCCTATGTCATCATTGCCATAAAATCTATATAAGGGAAAAGAAAGTGTATAAGAAAAGAGGTGAACAAATGTGGAggtgaaaatgaaatgaaattagaTGAATGCTAGAGAGTGGGTGACAGTGATATCACATGAAAGGTGACCCTAAATTTGGTGCATAGTGAAATTAGTACTCTGCTCATCACACCAAAGTAGTGGGTACGACCAACTTTGGCTTCATATCACagaaaatttctttatttttcattttatcttttttacaATATCTTTTGACTAAAACTATTTTTAcaatttagttatatttttttaatacaaatgaAAAGAGTACATGtgaaaattcagaaaaataaagaggtaTTAGAAGTATATTCCACTGATATTTCTCTAaggtaaaatagaaaaacaatcatgtaaacaaaattacaaagaaaacaGAGAGGCACACCACCACTAAAACTAAATCCCCTCAAAGGCACCACAACGAGAAGAATATCCCTCAGGAAGAAAGCGGCAAGGATCAACCACATGTAGAACAAGACAACAACAGAGTCTCCAATCCTCCTAACCCGTCGAGATTCAATATGACACCACAACAAATTCTACCGATTTCAGCATAAAATAGGATATATACCTAACTCATAAAAGGAACGGGAGGAGTCATAGATTTTACCTAGAAACAACTTCTAAGATAAAAGTTGTTTTACCCTATACATATttaatattcaacaaaaaatgtCTATTATGAAAAGAAGATGTTATTTTGAGAGTTCCAGATATGTCACACAATAGTATGCATACTTTAGTTATGTAACATGTTGGAATTTACATGTGCGATCATATCAGCACTAATgtaccggatcccatcagaactccgcagttaagcgtgtttGGGTGAGAGTAATAACATGttggaattttaaaaattacatatACCATactacatatttttaatatctTTTTCACAGCAAGGATATTTCAAGTCAAGGGACATGGAAATGAAATTCTAACCACATGCATAAAGATTTTGATTTATCTGATTATAATTGAAAGTGACTTTGGTTTTACAAAATAATGGAAAGTGACATGTACAAAAATATATAGTACATATTTAATATGTATCCTTTATAATAGTAAGTACctgaaaaaatttaatttcatacggtacacttttttttttctagttttGTCATGAACAACAAAATCGACAATGTCTCATTCACGAGAAATGACCATTtccaacttttttttgttttcttccaCTCATTCATATGtttgtcttcttcttctcttggAATGTGTGTTTGAttctcttttatcttttatatattttgttaagtTCTTATGGATTATGTTCATACTTCATTGTTGGTACTGATTGATCAAATCAGCATAAATCATTAGAGGGTCTTTCTTCAAAGCAATAGCAAACATTTTTTACTacacaattaaattaattaatacaaaGATCATTAATTAAAGGATGCAGCTCTTAGATCATTCAACCTCCCACCAAAAATGGAAAGAAAGGATGCAGCTCTTAGATCAATTATGCACCATATTTAAAGACCATATATAATAGagagaaaatataatttctttaaattttacgGTTCTTAGGACTGTTGCACCAtactactctgtcccaaaatataagggaaaattggtcaaagaaagttgatgtatttggttaaaaatttggactagatacatcaactttagttgaccaattttcccttatattttgggacggagggagtactatatTTGCAAAAAGTTAATAAGAAAATGTCTTCTTGATATAATCTATTTTATACATTAATTAAAAGTTTTGAAAACAAGGCATgatcatttaatttaataataactcAAAATATGGTGACATATTAATTTAACACCCTTTTAATTTcacattgaaaaataaaaactacattcaaatattaattaaattaaactctCCTTTTTTATAATTCAATTGAAATGTTGTTGCTCCAACCATGGCCAAAATCCAGCTTGATCATCCATACCACAAAACATGTTGCTTAAACTTTCTTCTTTGACCAATTGATCAATCTTTTGACATTGAAGTTCTGGCCTTGAAGTAGTTTGGAAAAGTTGAGCAATTCCACCTGAAGGCCTTGATGAAGGTGGAAAGAAAGTATGGTGTTGTGTAGATAAAGGACTATCACTAGCTGGTGTTCTTGAGATATCTAACTTGATATCTGAACTATTTTCACTTCTATTGCTGCTTGATCCTTCTGTTTCTTTGTTTAGGTTGATTGATTCTGTTGGTTCTCTATTTTTCAATGCCAATATCTGCGGAATATTCAAATGATCTAATCGAATAAGACtacaaattaatcaaaaaatAATGTAGTTTTAAATTGAGGTTTTTAGCAGTTGCAGTTACGCTGCGAACATGTAGACAGTTGGGTCGATACGATCACTATTGCAATTGTGAATTGTGATGTGATGCCTTTGTTAAGACATTATAAACTATTATATTGCGGGCGCTATTTTAGTTTATGGATCGCAATTTAGAACTATGTCAAAGAATGTGAAgaaaaaactcataaaaaaaaactaaaaaaaaaaaaaagaatgtgaagaaaaaataattgttatcatgataattttataaaattgatcatCACTAGAAAAACTAGTAGTAAACTATTTAAGAGAAAGATGTCATTGAAGTGAAAATAAATCATTGGATCTTTATTAAGTCACTTTAGGTGATGATGGAAAAAGCAGCTTTTTAGAAAGTTGATGTTAGAGAATAGTTGAAATGAAAGGTTCTGAAAACTATGTAGATATAGTCAAAAAAGCATAACTAAATCAAAAAGAAGTATCATCATTACCAAATATTATTTctacaaaatcataaaaataaacaacCATGTCTTTAGTTCtccatcatttatttattttttccattttatcaTGGAAATTAAGAaaagcttaagaaaataaattaaataaaagtaagCACTAAACAAGCTACTAAATCACTACCATATGATTGAAAGTTGTGTTATTATTattcatggttttaaattgcagtcgcGTTAATTAAGTTGTAAACATTTTTAATGTGGTTGTGATGTCGTTGCAGAGACCAATACCTTTAAAATCGTTATATTTTAGAACTATGATTTTATGagttaaaagaaaaatacaaaccTCTGCTTGAAGTTTTTGGTTCTGAGCTTGAAGTGCATCATTATCTAACTTGACAGCATCATATTGTCTTTTAAGGACATCATAGTCTTTTTCCAACTGCTTTGTCTTCCATCTTGCTCTCCTATTTTGAAACCATATAGCAACTTGTCTTGGCTGCAAATTTAGAGCTCTTGCAAGCTGCATTTTCCTCTCAGGCTCAAGCTTATTACCAAGCTCAAAACTTTTCTCAAGTGTTTTCACTTGTTCCATGTTAAGTCTCCTCTTCTTCTCACCAGCTTGCGATCCATCATCAGATAAATCTTCCTCAGCAATATTGGCTTCTTCTCCTAGTTCAATTCCTGATGAAAATGACATAGATCTCTTTCCAAGAAATGATGGTCCCCCTATATCAATGACATTCAGAAACCAGGAATCAGCGTTAACTACTATGAAACACTGACACAGACACCAGACACAATACTAGTATGTAGATTTTAGTAatagtttaaaaaaatggattgatTGAATGTGATAAAACATGTGGCCGGTGTTGAATACTGATACATTTAAGATGCCAGACACATCTGTAATCAGAAGTGTCGGTGTGAGGTAGGTTAGAGTGCAGATGCTTACCATGATAATCTTGAGGTAGAATTGAGTTGAGTGAAGGTGGtggatgatgatgttgatgatgatcatCATGGTGGTGAGGAGTTTGTAACATGAAATTTGCTTGGAAGAAAGCCATCTCATGCATTGCTTTGTCTAGGCCTGTCATAAATCATCAAGATCAGCTAAATGATACCATATATGAATCTATGATCATAACTTTGAATGCATAAAAGAAGATTTCATATGCTCTAAAGTTAAATAAGTTACACCAAGCTATTAATTGTCAAAGgaaaaaatgacaaagaccaAGGCTTACTTCACAACATCATGTAATAAATACTctagagaaaattaaattagtCCTTGAATTGAATAGGAGGACAATTTTAGGTAGAGTTTCTTTTTCTTATGTAaatatttggaaagaaaaagaaagtggaagagagagagagagatagagagaaaaagagatAGATAGGAGTGGTGAGGGATATTTGAATCTATTGGCCTATACATCAACTTCCATATatatcactttttttatttttccctttATTGTATGTAAGCTATGCTAGtgtcaaataaaataaagaaagcaaaaatattttatgtacataaataaaaaggaaaaagcaTTTCTAGAAAAAATTAAGGTAATTAGATGTTAAAATGACGTTTAGTGTATGGGGAAggaataaagaaataataatttattttttttgcttctaTGCCTCAACTTGTCTAATATTCCAATATGAATGAAGTGTGTTTGCATGTGCAAACTATTAAGTCATAATAATTTTGCTTATGATATAAACTAACTAGTTTCTTAGTTAGGAGACAAGTAGAGGGGGTTCTTCTTTACAAAGACAGTTGTCTTTAATTCTAATGATGGAATTAGCAATTTGGCTTTGTGGGTATAGACCCTTTTTATGTCATTGATTCCATGTTGTTAAAGGTTAGCAAGGAAATGGAGATTCagatattattataaaaataaaattaatgtgaaGTGGGTGACTTTCATAAAAGAATTGGTTATGATGagattttttgttaaataaagtGATAAATAAAAGTCACCAGATGGGGCAAAGTGTTCACCTATTGAGAGGGAAAGATGGAGTGAAgctttttttctattttttgggAAATAGATTCTATGTGGGCATAAATTGATGCAATCAATGATCTCGACCGTTGGATGAAGATTGCACAACTTCTAATGAGTTAGATCTTACTGTAAATTTATTGGAGTTTAAATTTACGCCGTTTGATTTTTATCAAGCGATTGTAATTGATTTTATTGTGTAGATTCATGATTCTCATATTGAAGAAAGTTTGGGTATGTTGTTtcaatatatagttttaaacAACAATTAATGTTATAAAGGTTTGAAAAAACCTCTACCATATATAAGAGATAATATCTAAAAAGggtttatgaaaaataattacaaCCAATATAAACTATAAtacatattataatttattcattCGAATCACCCATCATGGTCATCAACTATCAACGAACTAAGTCCAATTAATACGTTTTGTAAATAATCGAAATTCTATATTGAAAAAAGGTAAAGTAAAAACTAACTAGTTAATAGAAACTAGCTCCAATATAAAAACCTAATAACCTCGACTCGACCGACCGCACTTTaaaattttgggttttttttttttttatctttaatttttgtgAAAGAGAGAGGTTGCTTAAGAAAAAAGAGAAGTGAGTTGTCTAAAACTTATAAAGTCCAAAATGGGTAGTGTTGTTTCTCTATAAAAATTGAGGAGAGAGAGATCAAAGGGAGAAAGGGGAAGGAATCTAGAGGAGATGGGTCCAATGAGGAGGGGCAGTGTTTGTTACCTAACCCACCAACATATATCGTGCAATTAGGACGAAGGCCTTTCATATCAACCATTATCCCTTTAACATGAGCCCAATTGATCTCTATCAAATGGCTATCTATGTATGAGAAATTGTGATGATGAGGGCAGAAACCCCTATTGTTATTACCCTACCATTTCTTTGTCCTTTTGTTAACCATATATATGTTCATCTCTACGTGCCACATATTTGATATTCTcatcactactactactactactcttACAACTACTTCTAACCTTTATTCAAAATTACATGCATTTACATGGTTTCTTTGTTTCTTCCCTTTGTTCAAGTTTCAATGCAATCATGAAATAGtataaataatagtattatATATGCTATCTCTTGCTACAAAAATCTAGCATATTCTAGAAATAGGATTTCCTGTTGTTACTATAGGATGCGTCTCAGCTATTCAGTCTAAAATGAGATTAATTTAATCATATGAAACTGTTTAAAACATCAGAACCGTCCAATCTTAAATGAGAGGTTGAAATTTAAGACCGTGTAAACAATGAACAGCAGGAAATCTAGGACTcatttttatacattttttgcAACTCAACTAGAATATGCTTTAAGTGTATGTATGTGATAATTGTGGTTaattatatttactttttaccATTTAAGTAAACCATGATTCTATTTGATAATGACATATCCTTACTCCCTCCTTCCTAATTATTAGTAAAAACGGGTCAAAAGTTTGGACCAAATATGTCAAaacaaatttatcaatttttacttataattataatgaaAATTCCTTTAATCAACATTGTAGACTTTTAAATTAAGATCACAATATTGAGTTTTTGAGTTATTAAAGtcaaaattgaagaatttaATCTTTATCAAACCGTTTAGATGAGCTTAATATATGGACTCTATGGTTactttaaaagaataaaattgacTTCAAAGAATTCATGTCCAATAAATTATAAGTATGGAAACAAATTTTCCTACGGTAAATAAGTCACACAATTATTTATCTCTCTACCGTCTTATCTTAATTGATTGTCAACTTGTCATGAttgttaaaattaaatttggtaaattgtatttttaacattcaattttaaattaacgGTCAATATCTATTACACCGTGTAACTATACtcggtattttttatttttttttttattttgactaaacTATACTTGGTATTGTAACTATAGCAAATACCACAAAgtattgtaataaaaaaataaaaaaataccacAGAGTATTTAAGATTTAGATACCCTTTTAGCATAGTATCTTGTTTGGCTTATTAGAAGGCAATTCATGATGCATGTAAATGAGGAGGAGACAGAAATATAGACAACAGAAAATTACTGCCTTCTATCAAGCTGCAAcatcttttattataattattataaactgCCAGAGAGGTTCAGTTGTACAGTCttgaatttaattttggaaTTGAGGTTTCCACATTAACCACTAACCAGTGAAAAGGAcatgtacattttttttctataggGAATTGTTGAATTTGCTAATTCACATGGGGATGAAATTTTCCCCCCCACGTAAGTATCAATGTGAGAAATGTAGCTTCTTCATCTTGTCTTTAAGATATAGGCGATATGCGATACAACAATTATTcgatgaattaaaaaataaatatttacgtATAATTAAGATTGGAAAGAGTATTATTTAttaaagggtcttgttaacatgtgcatatagggcacatgataaagtattttaatatagaaatttaacatttaatgatacaggacatttaatgcttgaaaagttaaaatgcacaaattctaaagcataatttctatttttactatcttaacatgtgccatatatgcacaggttaacattctcctttattAAATTGACGTATATTgttaaacttataaaatatttttgttctattatttgtgttttgatgAACCATGCATAGGGAATTTATATAGCTGACATATAGGAACCAATAAGAAGAATTACATTTCCAACATATGGTCCCAAATTAGTTTGATCAGTCACAAACATACACGACCATGAGTTAATGGCATTTTGACACTATCTGCATTTCCATCAATTGATTATCATTCAACATTGATGGTTTGATTTTAACATCAATAAGCCAATAAGGGTAAGCgagttattaaattttattttgcattAGGTCATGCTAACAATTGTCTCTGGCGCACTTGATTTCATACGCAATACCTGACTAGGTATATAAAAGAGTAGTATTGTAGGTTTAAACTCAAGTCTCTATAtatcaaatgttttttaatttttatcatttgagTGTACTTACGGAATCATATACGAGTATTTTAAGCAATTTAAATTATgttatatagatttttttatatttgtgtaacatataaatttttgtcaaaaataaatatgtaaaataaatttaattaagttttatatGCTAAATCGTTCTAAAGAATGAATGTTAGTAAGTGGTATATATAAGTTGATAAAGGTAATATGGCGGACatgtttcttttataattttgacaatGTCAATTATTTAAGTTCACATATACAATTTTGAGTGAGAAATGGTACAT
It contains:
- the LOC123909789 gene encoding homeobox-leucine zipper protein ATHB-13-like isoform X1; its protein translation is MTGLDKAMHEMAFFQANFMLQTPHHHDDHHQHHHPPPSLNSILPQDYHGGPSFLGKRSMSFSSGIELGEEANIAEEDLSDDGSQAGEKKRRLNMEQVKTLEKSFELGNKLEPERKMQLARALNLQPRQVAIWFQNRRARWKTKQLEKDYDVLKRQYDAVKLDNDALQAQNQKLQAEILALKNREPTESINLNKETEGSSSNRSENSSDIKLDISRTPASDSPLSTQHHTFFPPSSRPSGGIAQLFQTTSRPELQCQKIDQLVKEESLSNMFCGMDDQAGFWPWLEQQHFN
- the LOC123909789 gene encoding homeobox-leucine zipper protein ATHB-13-like isoform X2 produces the protein MHEMAFFQANFMLQTPHHHDDHHQHHHPPPSLNSILPQDYHGGPSFLGKRSMSFSSGIELGEEANIAEEDLSDDGSQAGEKKRRLNMEQVKTLEKSFELGNKLEPERKMQLARALNLQPRQVAIWFQNRRARWKTKQLEKDYDVLKRQYDAVKLDNDALQAQNQKLQAEILALKNREPTESINLNKETEGSSSNRSENSSDIKLDISRTPASDSPLSTQHHTFFPPSSRPSGGIAQLFQTTSRPELQCQKIDQLVKEESLSNMFCGMDDQAGFWPWLEQQHFN